In Pseudothermotoga hypogea DSM 11164 = NBRC 106472, the following are encoded in one genomic region:
- a CDS encoding rhomboid family intramembrane serine protease, translating to MRTIKLTHLILFVNVIIMIAMMIARLTSSFRNEAYLLLSFGAQYGPLVARGEWYRTITAIFVHGGILHLLFNSYALFYFGTIVESIYGPEKFVVSYFLSGLVGNVATHLLYYRSVSVGASGAIFGLVGVLFILGFKRDAPFYVRSVTGYALLPMIVFNVVYGFLPGSGINNAAHLGGFFTGILMGYLIKPVPSIYSRKRSVFLAWRAAAIALGVLVVYSFVMLAFRSIV from the coding sequence TTGAGAACAATCAAGCTCACACATTTGATTTTGTTCGTCAACGTGATAATCATGATCGCGATGATGATTGCAAGATTAACTTCTTCTTTTCGCAATGAAGCTTATCTTTTGCTGAGTTTCGGTGCCCAATACGGTCCGCTCGTGGCGAGGGGAGAGTGGTACAGAACCATCACGGCGATATTCGTTCATGGCGGTATCCTGCATTTGTTGTTCAACTCCTACGCACTGTTTTATTTTGGAACAATCGTGGAGTCGATTTACGGACCTGAAAAGTTCGTTGTTTCGTACTTTCTGTCTGGACTGGTTGGCAACGTCGCAACGCATTTGCTTTACTACAGGTCCGTCTCAGTTGGTGCGAGCGGAGCGATATTCGGTTTGGTCGGCGTGTTGTTCATTCTCGGTTTCAAACGCGATGCTCCATTCTACGTGAGGTCCGTAACTGGCTATGCGCTGTTGCCCATGATCGTTTTCAACGTCGTGTACGGATTTTTACCTGGAAGTGGTATTAACAATGCGGCACATCTTGGGGGTTTCTTCACCGGGATCTTGATGGGTTATCTGATCAAACCGGTACCTTCTATCTACAGTCGAAAAAGATCTGTGTTTCTCGCCTGGAGAGCAGCGGCAATCGCTCTCGGAGTCCTCGTGGTGTACAGTTTCGTGATGCTCGCTTTCCGTTCGATAGTCTAA